A stretch of the Erwinia sp. SLM-02 genome encodes the following:
- the mtgA gene encoding monofunctional biosynthetic peptidoglycan transglycosylase, translating into MSRNRHTAWARIKKYALRLLMAIIGLWLAGIVIFAFFPVPFSAVMVERQLGAWLRGDFDYVAHSDWVGRDEISPWMALAVMASEDQKFPTHWGFDVDAIQSVLDSNGENARMRGASTLSQQTAKNLFLWDGRSWVRKGLEAGLTVGIETVWTKRRILTVYLNIAEFGDGVFGVEEAAQRYFNKPASRLTISEAALLAAVLPNPIRFKAGAPSGYVRQRQQWIMRQMRQLGGEAFLSRNHLD; encoded by the coding sequence GGCGAGGATAAAAAAATACGCTCTGCGTCTGCTCATGGCGATTATCGGACTATGGCTGGCCGGCATTGTGATCTTTGCATTTTTCCCGGTACCTTTCTCTGCGGTGATGGTTGAAAGGCAGCTGGGTGCCTGGCTGCGGGGAGATTTTGACTATGTGGCCCATTCCGACTGGGTAGGTCGCGATGAGATATCGCCCTGGATGGCGCTGGCGGTGATGGCTTCTGAAGATCAAAAATTCCCTACGCACTGGGGTTTTGACGTCGATGCAATCCAGTCTGTTCTGGACAGCAACGGTGAAAATGCACGTATGCGGGGGGCTTCAACGCTGTCACAGCAAACGGCAAAAAATCTGTTTCTCTGGGACGGGCGTAGCTGGGTGCGAAAGGGACTGGAGGCCGGGCTGACCGTCGGCATTGAAACAGTCTGGACTAAACGCCGCATCCTGACCGTTTATCTGAATATTGCTGAGTTTGGTGACGGGGTATTTGGCGTGGAAGAGGCGGCGCAGCGTTATTTTAACAAGCCAGCCAGCCGTCTGACGATATCCGAAGCCGCGCTGCTGGCGGCGGTGCTGCCTAACCCAATACGCTTTAAGGCGGGTGCGCCTTCAGGCTACGTCCGTCAGCGTCAGCAGTGGATCATGCGCCAGATGCGCCAGCTGGGTGGTGAAGCGTTCCTTTCCAGAAATCACCTTGATTAA
- the npr gene encoding PTS phosphocarrier protein NPr: MTVKQTVEIRNKLGMHARPAMKLFELVQSFDAEVLLRNESGTEAEASSVIALLMLDSAKGGHIEIEVSGPQEAEALAAVIELFNAGFDEE, encoded by the coding sequence ATGACCGTAAAGCAAACCGTTGAAATCAGAAACAAGCTGGGGATGCATGCCCGCCCGGCGATGAAACTTTTTGAACTGGTGCAAAGTTTTGACGCTGAAGTACTGCTGAGAAACGAAAGCGGTACGGAGGCAGAAGCCAGCAGCGTCATCGCGCTGCTGATGCTGGATTCCGCCAAAGGTGGACATATTGAAATCGAGGTTAGCGGCCCGCAGGAGGCCGAAGCGCTGGCGGCGGTGATTGAACTGTTCAACGCCGGATTCGACGAAGAGTAA
- the rapZ gene encoding RNase adapter RapZ gives MVLMIVSGRSGSGKSVALRALEDMGFYCVDNLPVVLLPDLANSLSERNMSAAVSIDVRNMPESPEVFETALNNLPDCFSPQLLFLDADRNTLIRRYSDTRRLHPLSSKNLSLESAIDEESDLLEPLRSRADLIIDTSEMSVHELAEMLRTRLLGKRERELTMVFESFGFKHGIPIDADYVFDVRFLPNPHWDPKLRPMTGLDRPVAAFLDRHTEVHNFIYQTRSYLELWLPMLETNNRSYLTVAIGCTGGKHRSVYIAEQLADYFRSRGKNVQSRHRTLEKRKS, from the coding sequence ATGGTGCTGATGATCGTCAGCGGTCGTTCCGGTTCAGGTAAATCCGTGGCATTGCGCGCACTGGAGGATATGGGCTTCTACTGCGTGGACAATCTTCCCGTGGTGCTGCTTCCCGATCTTGCCAATTCGCTCTCTGAACGCAACATGTCTGCTGCGGTCAGTATTGACGTGCGTAATATGCCGGAGTCCCCTGAAGTTTTCGAAACGGCACTCAATAATCTTCCCGACTGCTTTTCACCGCAGCTTTTGTTCCTTGATGCCGATCGCAACACGCTGATCCGCCGCTACAGCGATACGCGTCGCCTTCATCCCCTTTCCAGCAAAAACCTGTCGCTGGAAAGCGCTATTGATGAAGAGAGCGATCTACTGGAGCCGTTGCGATCGCGGGCAGATTTGATTATCGACACCTCAGAAATGTCCGTTCATGAACTGGCGGAGATGTTGAGAACCCGACTGCTCGGCAAGCGTGAACGCGAGCTGACGATGGTGTTTGAATCGTTCGGCTTTAAGCACGGCATTCCCATTGATGCCGATTATGTCTTCGATGTCCGTTTTCTGCCGAACCCACACTGGGACCCGAAACTGCGTCCGATGACCGGTCTGGATCGCCCGGTGGCGGCGTTCCTCGATCGTCATACTGAAGTGCATAATTTTATCTATCAGACGCGAAGCTATCTGGAACTGTGGCTGCCGATGCTGGAAACCAACAACCGCAGCTACCTGACCGTTGCGATTGGCTGTACCGGTGGTAAACACCGATCGGTATACATTGCGGAACAGCTAGCCGATTACTTCCGCTCGCGTGGGAAAAACGTGCAGTCCCGTCACCGTACGCTGGAAAAACGCAAATCATGA
- the ptsN gene encoding PTS IIA-like nitrogen regulatory protein PtsN codes for MMNNDLKLELGSVLNLSCTRNGVHCQSKKRALEIISELAAKQLNLPHQTIFEAILTRERMGSTGIGNGIAIPHGKLLEDTLRAVGVFIHLDQPIAFDAIDNQPVDLLFALLVPADQCKTHLHTLSLVAKRLADKTVCRRLRAAQSDEELYEIITEDHD; via the coding sequence ATGATGAACAACGATCTGAAACTGGAACTGGGCTCTGTCCTGAACCTGTCCTGCACCCGTAATGGTGTACATTGCCAGAGTAAAAAACGGGCACTGGAAATTATCAGCGAACTGGCGGCCAAACAGCTTAACCTTCCGCATCAGACTATTTTTGAAGCGATCCTGACGCGTGAAAGAATGGGCAGTACCGGTATCGGAAATGGCATTGCCATTCCGCACGGTAAATTGCTCGAGGATACGCTGCGTGCCGTTGGCGTGTTTATCCACCTGGATCAGCCAATTGCCTTTGACGCGATTGATAACCAGCCAGTGGATTTGTTGTTCGCCCTGTTGGTACCGGCCGATCAGTGTAAAACGCATCTGCATACGCTATCGCTGGTGGCCAAACGCCTGGCCGATAAAACGGTTTGCCGGCGCCTGCGCGCGGCGCAGAGCGATGAAGAGCTGTACGAGATCATCACGGAAGATCACGATTAA
- the hpf gene encoding ribosome hibernation promoting factor, translating to MQLNITGLNVEITEALREFVTVKFGKLEHYFDRINQVYIVLKVEKVTQIADATLHVNGGELHATAEEKDMYAAIDGLVDKLARQLNKHKDKLKQH from the coding sequence ATGCAACTCAATATCACTGGACTAAACGTTGAAATTACCGAAGCGCTGCGCGAATTTGTGACGGTGAAGTTCGGTAAATTAGAACACTATTTCGACCGGATTAATCAGGTCTATATTGTTCTGAAGGTGGAAAAAGTGACTCAAATTGCAGATGCTACGCTGCATGTGAACGGCGGGGAGTTGCATGCCACCGCAGAAGAAAAAGATATGTACGCGGCGATTGACGGCCTGGTAGATAAGCTGGCTCGCCAGTTAAATAAACACAAAGATAAGCTTAAACAACACTAA
- the rpoN gene encoding RNA polymerase factor sigma-54, translated as MKQGLQLRLSQQLAMTPQLQQAIRLLQLSTLELQQEIQLALESNPLLEQSDVHEEIDSREYQETEALDTREALEQKDMPEELPLDATWDEIYTAGTPSGTGTDYHDDELPVYQGETTQSLQDYLMWQVELTPFTDTDRAIATSIVDAVDETGYLTISLDEILDSMGNDELSLDEVEAVLKRVQRFDPVGVCARDLRDCLLVQLSQFPDDLPLLKEARLIVSDHLDLLANHDFRSLMRLTRLKEEVLKGAVQLIQSLDPRPGQSINTQEPEYVIPDVLVRKIGARWTVELNADSVPRLKINQHYAALGGSTRNDSDSQFIRSNLQEAKWLIKSLESRNDTLLKVTRCIVDQQQAFFEQGEEYMRPMVLADIASAVDMHESTISRVTTQKYLHSPRGIFELKYFFSSHVSTEGGGEASSTAIRALVRKLISAENPAKPLSDSKLTSLLSEQGIMVARRTVAKYRESLSIPPSNQRKQLV; from the coding sequence ATGAAGCAAGGTTTACAACTCAGGCTGAGCCAACAGCTTGCCATGACGCCACAGCTGCAGCAGGCCATCAGACTGCTTCAGCTTTCTACGCTTGAACTACAGCAGGAAATTCAGCTGGCGCTGGAAAGCAACCCGTTGCTCGAGCAGAGCGATGTTCACGAGGAAATCGACTCCCGCGAATATCAGGAAACCGAAGCGCTGGATACACGGGAAGCGCTTGAACAAAAGGATATGCCTGAAGAACTGCCGCTGGATGCCACCTGGGATGAAATCTACACTGCAGGCACCCCTTCAGGCACCGGCACGGACTACCACGACGACGAACTGCCGGTCTATCAGGGTGAAACGACCCAGTCGCTGCAGGATTACCTGATGTGGCAGGTGGAACTCACCCCGTTTACCGACACCGATCGCGCTATCGCCACCTCGATTGTCGATGCCGTCGATGAAACCGGCTATCTGACCATCTCGCTGGACGAAATCCTCGACAGCATGGGGAATGATGAACTGAGCCTGGATGAAGTTGAAGCCGTGCTGAAGCGCGTGCAGCGATTCGACCCGGTCGGCGTGTGCGCCCGCGACCTGCGCGACTGCCTGCTGGTCCAGCTTTCTCAGTTCCCTGACGACCTGCCTTTACTGAAAGAAGCGCGGCTGATCGTCAGCGATCATCTTGATCTGCTCGCTAACCATGATTTCCGCAGCCTGATGCGCTTAACCCGGTTAAAAGAAGAGGTGCTGAAAGGCGCAGTACAGCTGATTCAGTCACTCGATCCGCGCCCGGGGCAGTCGATCAATACTCAGGAACCTGAATACGTTATCCCGGATGTGCTGGTACGCAAAATCGGCGCGCGATGGACCGTTGAGCTGAATGCTGACAGCGTGCCGCGTCTGAAGATTAACCAGCACTATGCTGCGCTCGGCGGTTCCACCCGCAACGACAGCGATTCCCAGTTTATTCGTAGTAATTTGCAGGAAGCAAAATGGCTGATCAAAAGCCTTGAGAGCCGCAACGACACGCTGCTAAAAGTGACCCGCTGTATCGTCGATCAGCAACAGGCATTTTTCGAACAGGGCGAGGAGTATATGCGGCCGATGGTACTGGCAGACATAGCCAGCGCGGTCGATATGCATGAATCAACTATATCGCGCGTAACAACGCAGAAGTATCTGCACAGCCCGCGCGGTATATTTGAACTGAAGTATTTCTTCTCCAGCCACGTGAGTACTGAAGGAGGGGGTGAAGCCTCTTCTACCGCTATCCGGGCGCTGGTGCGGAAATTAATTTCGGCGGAAAATCCCGCCAAGCCGCTGAGCGACAGCAAGCTGACCTCACTGCTCTCCGAGCAGGGAATTATGGTCGCGCGTCGTACTGTGGCAAAATATCGAGAGTCTTTATCCATCCCGCCATCAAACCAGCGTAAACAGCTGGTCTGA
- the lptB gene encoding LPS export ABC transporter ATP-binding protein, whose product MATLIAENLAKAYKGRRVVEDVSLEVKSGEIVGLLGPNGAGKTTTFYMVVGIVPRDAGRIVIDDEDISILPLHARARRGIGYLPQEASIFRRLSVYDNLMAVLQIRDDLTSEQREDRANELMAEFHIEHLRDSLGQALSGGERRRVEIARALAANPKFILLDEPFAGVDPISVIDIKKIIEHLRDSGLGVLITDHNVRETLAVCERAYIVSQGHLIAHGTPEEILADEQVKRVYLGEEFRL is encoded by the coding sequence ATGGCAACGTTAATTGCGGAAAACCTGGCGAAGGCCTACAAGGGCCGCCGCGTGGTTGAAGACGTCAGTCTGGAAGTGAAATCCGGTGAGATCGTCGGGCTGCTTGGCCCGAACGGAGCGGGTAAAACGACGACCTTCTATATGGTCGTCGGCATCGTCCCGCGTGACGCAGGCCGTATCGTGATTGATGATGAAGACATCAGTATCCTGCCTCTGCATGCACGCGCACGTCGTGGGATTGGCTATCTTCCTCAGGAAGCTTCCATTTTCCGCCGGCTGAGCGTTTACGATAACCTGATGGCGGTCCTGCAAATTCGTGACGATCTGACCAGCGAACAGCGGGAAGATCGCGCTAATGAGCTGATGGCCGAGTTCCACATCGAACATCTGCGTGACAGCCTCGGCCAGGCGCTTTCCGGCGGCGAACGCCGCAGGGTTGAAATCGCCCGTGCGCTGGCGGCAAATCCAAAATTTATCCTGCTGGATGAACCTTTTGCCGGGGTTGACCCCATTTCCGTTATTGATATTAAAAAGATTATCGAGCATCTTCGTGATAGCGGACTTGGCGTGTTGATAACCGACCACAACGTCCGAGAAACGCTGGCAGTGTGTGAGCGCGCTTACATCGTCAGCCAGGGACACCTTATTGCACACGGTACGCCTGAAGAGATTCTTGCCGACGAGCAGGTGAAACGCGTCTACCTGGGCGAAGAGTTCAGACTCTGA
- the lptA gene encoding lipopolysaccharide ABC transporter substrate-binding protein LptA: MKFKMNNSLKLLTASLLLAASLPALALTGDSDKPVNVDSENQALDMQGNVATFTGKVIVTQGSIKITADKVVVTRPGGDSNKTIVDAYGSPATFYQMQDNGKPVQGHAQKMHYELAKDFVELTGNAYLEQLDSNVKGDRITYLVKEQKMQAYGSTGKRVTTVLVPSQLQDKSTPSNGQKKSN; this comes from the coding sequence ATGAAATTCAAAATGAACAACAGCCTTAAGTTACTGACGGCATCTCTGCTTCTGGCTGCCAGCTTACCTGCTCTGGCCCTGACCGGAGATTCCGATAAGCCGGTCAACGTCGACTCGGAAAACCAGGCGCTGGATATGCAGGGCAATGTGGCCACCTTCACGGGTAAAGTGATCGTGACCCAGGGCTCGATCAAGATCACCGCCGATAAAGTGGTGGTGACGCGTCCCGGTGGCGACAGCAATAAAACGATTGTGGATGCCTATGGCAGTCCTGCCACCTTCTATCAGATGCAGGACAATGGAAAGCCGGTTCAGGGCCACGCTCAGAAGATGCACTACGAACTGGCGAAGGATTTTGTTGAGCTCACCGGGAATGCCTATCTGGAGCAGCTTGACAGCAATGTTAAAGGCGATCGCATTACCTATCTGGTCAAAGAGCAGAAAATGCAGGCCTACGGCAGCACCGGCAAGCGCGTCACTACCGTGCTTGTTCCCTCACAGCTGCAGGATAAAAGCACACCGTCCAACGGTCAGAAAAAGAGTAACTAA
- the lptC gene encoding LPS export ABC transporter periplasmic protein LptC — MSKTRRWITLLLTLIAIVLIGWNLADSDNSDSAVSSNDSEPTYLSDNSHTVVYNPEGGLSYRLISDKVTYFSADAISWFDNPKMTTYDENKVATWSVRADKAKLTNDRMLFLYGNVEVNSLTKDSQLQTIKTDNALVNLTTQDVTSNDRVTLYGRSFNSTGMKMRGNLRKKTAELIEKVKTSYEIQNEQQP, encoded by the coding sequence ATGAGTAAAACAAGACGCTGGATTACACTGTTACTGACGCTGATTGCCATCGTTTTGATTGGCTGGAATCTGGCAGACTCTGACAACAGTGACAGTGCGGTCAGCAGCAATGACAGCGAACCCACCTATCTGAGCGATAATTCGCACACCGTGGTCTATAACCCTGAAGGGGGACTGAGCTACAGGCTGATTTCGGATAAGGTCACTTACTTCTCCGCGGACGCCATTAGCTGGTTCGACAACCCTAAGATGACGACTTACGATGAAAACAAGGTTGCAACCTGGTCCGTGCGCGCTGATAAAGCCAAACTGACCAACGATCGCATGCTGTTCCTGTACGGCAATGTAGAAGTAAACAGCCTGACGAAGGACTCGCAGCTGCAAACAATTAAAACCGATAATGCGCTGGTGAATCTGACCACTCAGGATGTCACCTCAAACGATCGGGTTACGCTTTATGGCCGCAGCTTTAACTCTACGGGAATGAAGATGCGCGGAAATTTACGGAAGAAAACTGCCGAGTTGATTGAAAAGGTCAAAACATCTTATGAAATTCAAAATGAACAACAGCCTTAA
- the kdsC gene encoding 3-deoxy-manno-octulosonate-8-phosphatase KdsC, producing MSNPAATVDTCYGPVSQQVMAKAQQVKLLICDVDGVMSDGVIYQGNNGEELKAFNVRDGYGIRCLLTSGVDVAIITGRKAKLLEDRCATLGITHLYQGQSDKTLAFRELLDKLALNASQVAYIGDDLIDWPVMAQVGLSVAVADAHPVLLPRSDYVTRIAGGRGAVRELCDLILIAQGTFDMAIGQSV from the coding sequence ATGAGTAATCCAGCAGCCACCGTTGACACCTGTTATGGCCCCGTCAGCCAGCAGGTCATGGCAAAGGCGCAGCAGGTTAAACTGTTGATTTGCGATGTAGATGGGGTGATGTCCGACGGCGTGATCTATCAGGGCAATAACGGTGAAGAGCTCAAGGCCTTTAATGTCCGTGACGGCTACGGCATTCGCTGCCTGCTGACTTCCGGTGTGGACGTGGCGATTATCACCGGCCGCAAGGCGAAGCTGCTGGAGGATCGCTGTGCTACGCTGGGGATTACCCATCTTTATCAGGGACAATCTGATAAGACTCTGGCCTTCCGCGAACTTCTGGATAAACTAGCCCTGAACGCCAGCCAGGTCGCCTACATCGGTGATGACCTGATCGACTGGCCGGTTATGGCTCAGGTTGGCCTGAGCGTTGCCGTTGCCGATGCACACCCGGTTCTGCTCCCCAGGAGCGACTATGTGACACGTATCGCCGGTGGTCGCGGCGCCGTTCGGGAACTTTGCGACCTGATCTTAATTGCTCAGGGCACGTTTGATATGGCCATAGGGCAGTCGGTATGA
- the kdsD gene encoding arabinose-5-phosphate isomerase KdsD, producing MAHIITDTDFDFIQAGKEVLQTEREGLEQLDQYINDDFSQACSLISRCRGKVVVMGMGKSGHIGKKIAATFASTGTPAFFVHPGEASHGDLGMVTPDDVVIAISNSGESSEILALIPVLKRLHVSLICMTSRPDSAMGRAADIHLCVKVPQEACPLGLAPTTSTTATLVMGDALAVALLKARGFTAEDFALSHPGGALGRKLLLRVDDIMHTGNEMPHISHDASLRDALLEITRKNMGMTVICDDLMKIEGIFTDGDLRRVFDMGIDIQHASIASVMTPGGIRVRPNTLAVDALNLMQNKNITSVMVADGDHLLGVVHMHDMLRAGVV from the coding sequence ATGGCGCATATCATTACCGATACTGATTTTGACTTTATACAAGCCGGAAAAGAGGTTTTGCAGACCGAACGCGAAGGACTGGAACAGCTGGATCAGTACATCAACGACGACTTCAGCCAGGCCTGTTCGCTGATTTCCCGCTGCCGCGGTAAAGTCGTCGTTATGGGCATGGGCAAATCCGGCCACATTGGTAAAAAAATTGCGGCGACTTTTGCCAGCACCGGGACGCCAGCCTTTTTCGTCCACCCGGGCGAAGCCAGTCACGGCGACCTGGGGATGGTGACCCCTGATGATGTGGTCATCGCCATCTCGAATTCAGGAGAATCCTCCGAAATTTTGGCCCTGATCCCGGTGCTGAAACGCCTGCACGTTTCCCTGATTTGTATGACCAGCCGCCCTGACAGTGCAATGGGGCGTGCTGCTGATATTCATCTGTGTGTTAAAGTGCCGCAGGAAGCCTGCCCGCTGGGTCTGGCGCCAACGACCAGCACCACGGCTACACTGGTAATGGGCGATGCGCTGGCAGTGGCTTTGCTCAAGGCGCGTGGATTCACGGCAGAAGACTTCGCGCTGTCGCATCCGGGCGGAGCGCTGGGGCGTAAGCTGCTGCTGCGGGTTGATGATATTATGCATACCGGTAACGAGATGCCGCATATCAGCCATGATGCGTCGCTGCGCGATGCGCTGCTGGAAATCACTCGTAAAAATATGGGGATGACGGTCATCTGCGATGACCTGATGAAAATTGAAGGCATCTTTACCGACGGTGACTTGCGCCGGGTGTTCGATATGGGCATTGATATACAGCATGCCAGCATCGCCAGCGTGATGACCCCGGGAGGCATCCGCGTCAGGCCCAATACGCTGGCGGTTGATGCCCTGAATCTGATGCAGAACAAGAACATTACTTCCGTGATGGTGGCCGACGGCGACCATTTGCTGGGCGTGGTACACATGCACGACATGCTGCGCGCCGGCGTTGTTTGA
- a CDS encoding calcium/sodium antiporter — MLVAIALLIIGLALLVYGADRLVFSAAILCRSLGIPPLIIGMTVVGIGTSLPELIVSFSAATHGQMDIAVGTAIGSNITNILLILGGAALLHPLTVHSNLIRRELPLMLLVALLCGIMLFDNHLSRIDGLGLIAIAACWLLCTIKIARRAERENNDTLTREQLAELPRDDVGNTVAFLWLAVALILLPVSTRMVIDNATVIADYFGISELVIALTIISVGTSLPELATVIAGALKGEDDIAIGNLIGSNIYNMVIVLGIPALIHPGSFDASAFARDYWVMLGVSALFTLICLQRNRRIGRIAGALLLCGFILWVVMLYGFPSVTFW, encoded by the coding sequence ATGCTCGTAGCTATAGCACTATTGATTATCGGTTTAGCCTTACTGGTTTATGGGGCCGATCGTCTGGTGTTTAGCGCTGCCATTTTATGTCGATCTCTGGGGATCCCACCGCTGATCATTGGCATGACCGTCGTCGGCATCGGCACATCCCTCCCCGAGCTTATCGTGTCATTTTCAGCCGCCACGCACGGTCAGATGGATATCGCCGTCGGCACGGCCATCGGATCCAATATTACCAATATCCTGCTGATCCTCGGTGGCGCGGCGCTGCTGCATCCGCTGACCGTGCATTCGAACCTGATACGCCGCGAACTTCCGTTAATGCTGCTGGTCGCGCTTCTCTGCGGCATCATGCTCTTCGACAATCATTTAAGTCGTATTGACGGACTGGGTCTGATCGCCATCGCCGCCTGCTGGCTGCTTTGCACCATCAAAATCGCCCGCCGGGCAGAACGTGAGAATAATGACACCCTGACCCGCGAGCAGCTGGCAGAGCTCCCCCGTGATGACGTCGGCAACACCGTCGCGTTCCTCTGGCTGGCGGTGGCCCTGATCCTGCTGCCGGTCTCAACCCGCATGGTGATTGATAACGCCACGGTCATTGCCGACTATTTCGGCATCAGCGAACTGGTCATTGCCCTCACGATTATTTCAGTGGGCACCAGCCTGCCGGAGCTGGCCACGGTGATAGCCGGGGCGCTGAAAGGCGAAGATGATATTGCCATCGGCAACCTGATTGGGTCTAACATTTATAATATGGTGATAGTGCTGGGCATCCCGGCGCTGATTCATCCCGGCAGCTTTGATGCCAGCGCCTTTGCCCGCGATTACTGGGTAATGCTGGGCGTCAGCGCCCTGTTTACGCTGATCTGTTTGCAACGCAACCGACGGATTGGTCGGATAGCCGGCGCGTTGCTGCTGTGTGGATTTATCCTCTGGGTGGTCATGCTGTATGGTTTCCCCTCAGTGACTTTCTGGTAA
- the mlaF gene encoding phospholipid ABC transporter ATP-binding protein MlaF: MGQTETNLVDVRDVCFSRGNRPIFDNISLTVPKGKITAIMGPSGIGKTTLLRLIGGQIPPDSGEIWFNGENIPSLSRSRLYAARKKMSMLFQSGALFTDLNVFDNVAWPLREHTQLPAPLLHSTVMMKLEAVGLRGAANLKPSELSGGMARRAALARAIALEPDLIMFDEPFVGQDPITMGVLVKLIDELNHSLGVTCIVVSHDVPEVLSIADYAYIIADRKVIAQGTTPQLQENKDARVRQFIDGIADGPVPFRFPAGDYLHDLVGSGS; this comes from the coding sequence ATGGGCCAGACGGAAACGAATTTGGTAGATGTCCGGGATGTCTGTTTCTCCCGTGGCAACAGGCCTATTTTCGATAACATCTCGCTTACGGTGCCCAAAGGGAAAATTACCGCTATTATGGGACCCTCTGGCATTGGTAAAACAACCCTGCTGCGTTTGATTGGCGGACAGATACCGCCGGACAGCGGCGAAATCTGGTTCAACGGTGAGAATATTCCCTCACTTTCGCGATCCCGCCTGTATGCCGCCCGTAAAAAAATGAGCATGCTCTTCCAGTCCGGCGCGTTGTTTACCGATCTGAACGTATTCGACAATGTTGCCTGGCCGCTGCGTGAGCATACTCAACTGCCTGCGCCGCTGCTGCACAGTACGGTGATGATGAAGCTGGAAGCGGTAGGGCTGCGCGGTGCGGCTAATCTTAAACCTTCCGAGCTATCCGGCGGGATGGCGCGTCGCGCTGCTCTGGCGCGCGCTATTGCGCTTGAGCCTGATTTGATTATGTTTGATGAACCTTTTGTAGGCCAGGACCCGATTACTATGGGCGTTCTGGTAAAGCTTATCGACGAACTAAATCATTCACTGGGTGTCACTTGCATTGTGGTTTCCCACGATGTGCCTGAAGTGCTGAGTATTGCCGATTACGCGTATATCATCGCCGATCGGAAAGTCATCGCCCAGGGCACCACTCCTCAGCTGCAGGAGAATAAGGATGCCCGAGTGCGCCAGTTTATTGATGGTATTGCAGATGGGCCGGTGCCGTTTCGTTTTCCGGCAGGAGATTATCTTCACGATTTAGTCGGCTCAGGGAGTTAA
- the mlaE gene encoding lipid asymmetry maintenance ABC transporter permease subunit MlaE → MFLRALASLGRQGINTCSAFGRAGLMLFHALVGVPSFRKHAPLLVKQLYSVGVLSLLIIVVSGLFIGMVLGLQGYLVLNTYGAESSLGMLVALSLLRELGPVVTALLFAGRAGSALTAEIGLMKATEQLSSMEMMAVDPLRRIVSPRFWAGAISMPLLTLIFVAVGILGGAMVGVSWKGIDSGFFWSAMQNAVDVRTDIINCVIKSLVFAITVTWIALFNGYDAIPTSEGISRATTRTVVHASLAVLGLDFVLTALMFGN, encoded by the coding sequence ATGTTTCTAAGAGCGCTGGCGTCATTAGGACGTCAGGGAATCAATACCTGTTCTGCTTTTGGCCGCGCGGGGTTAATGCTGTTCCATGCGCTGGTCGGCGTCCCCAGCTTTCGCAAGCATGCGCCGCTGTTGGTTAAACAGCTTTACAGCGTTGGCGTATTGTCACTGCTGATCATCGTGGTTTCCGGATTGTTCATTGGTATGGTGCTGGGCCTGCAGGGCTACCTGGTGCTGAATACTTATGGGGCGGAATCCAGCCTGGGAATGCTGGTGGCGCTGTCGCTGCTGCGTGAGCTGGGGCCGGTCGTTACTGCCCTGTTGTTTGCCGGGCGAGCGGGTTCAGCGTTAACCGCTGAGATCGGTTTGATGAAGGCTACCGAACAGCTTTCCAGTATGGAAATGATGGCGGTCGATCCGCTACGGCGCATTGTTTCACCGCGCTTCTGGGCAGGGGCGATCAGCATGCCTCTGCTGACGCTGATTTTTGTCGCCGTAGGGATCCTTGGCGGCGCGATGGTCGGTGTCAGCTGGAAGGGGATCGACAGTGGTTTCTTCTGGTCAGCGATGCAGAATGCGGTCGACGTGCGTACTGATATTATTAACTGCGTGATTAAGAGCCTCGTGTTTGCGATTACCGTGACCTGGATTGCGCTGTTTAACGGCTATGACGCCATTCCGACGTCCGAAGGGATTAGTCGGGCAACAACGCGTACCGTGGTGCATGCCTCTCTGGCAGTACTCGGTCTGGATTTTGTGCTTACGGCACTGATGTTTGGGAATTGA